One part of the Tindallia californiensis genome encodes these proteins:
- a CDS encoding cob(I)yrinic acid a,c-diamide adenosyltransferase, translating into MKIYTRGGDQGETSLWDGQRVTKDECRVECYGTVDELSSFLGVARATVKDQEVKEILKEIQQALFILGGELATRNPEKMRDTITEEQVKKQEELIDRYMGQLEKPLTFVVPGETLSSAHLHVARTVCRRLERRIIWLMREEEINDCLLRYVNRLSDTLFALAVKEEGC; encoded by the coding sequence ATGAAAATTTATACGCGGGGTGGCGATCAGGGAGAAACCAGTTTATGGGATGGTCAGCGAGTAACCAAAGACGAGTGTCGGGTGGAATGTTATGGAACCGTCGATGAGCTGAGCAGTTTTCTGGGCGTGGCTCGGGCCACTGTAAAAGATCAGGAAGTCAAAGAAATCTTAAAAGAAATTCAACAAGCATTGTTTATCCTAGGTGGTGAACTGGCAACCCGAAATCCGGAAAAAATGAGGGATACCATAACAGAGGAACAGGTGAAAAAACAAGAAGAGCTGATTGACCGTTATATGGGCCAGTTAGAAAAACCCTTAACCTTTGTAGTGCCTGGAGAAACCCTTTCCTCGGCACATCTTCACGTTGCCAGAACCGTATGCCGCCGTCTTGAGCGACGAATTATCTGGTTAATGCGGGAAGAAGAGATTAATGACTGTTTGCTGCGGTATGTGAATCGACTGTCGGATACCCTGTTTGCATTGGCAGTGAAAGAAGAAGGCTGTTAA
- a CDS encoding aspartate-alanine antiporter-like transporter encodes MEIVANPFLLIGICVLAGHLMGQIEVKEVKLGSSAVLFAGILISYPLISYLKIAAVQLVPENGQLIPGSLFHLSLMIFIASVGLMAAKHIRLVIRQYGYQFLLLALAITTAGASASYFFMNFMYPTLRTAILGTYVGALTSSPGLATALEITGVEGGGEQSMVGLGYSIAYIPGIMAAVIFVQLIYRNHKRSRKNDINQERTEAKMSKEESESIEKGQRAEGCFCIASFSFVCVTGIILGNISFYMGSFLGTFSLGTTGGVLISALLLGDKKKLGPFIFLMEDSQLGVLRDTSLNLFLAIVGLNYGYQALHMLKEVGVSLLWVGTMTAVVSILVGYLVGKHLLKLPTVYLVGGICGGMTSTPGLAASIDAFESDEVTVGYGAAYPFALLLMILYTNILYR; translated from the coding sequence ATGGAAATCGTTGCTAATCCCTTTCTTTTGATTGGGATATGTGTACTGGCAGGTCATTTGATGGGTCAAATAGAAGTGAAAGAAGTAAAGTTAGGTAGTTCAGCCGTGCTATTTGCGGGGATACTGATCAGTTATCCACTCATCAGCTATCTGAAAATAGCAGCGGTTCAATTGGTTCCAGAAAACGGGCAACTGATACCAGGTTCGCTGTTTCATTTAAGCTTGATGATTTTTATTGCTTCCGTTGGCTTAATGGCAGCAAAACATATTCGGCTGGTGATTCGCCAATATGGATATCAATTTTTACTATTGGCGTTAGCCATCACAACAGCCGGGGCATCCGCCAGCTATTTTTTTATGAATTTTATGTATCCAACCTTGAGAACGGCCATTCTTGGTACGTATGTAGGAGCGTTGACCAGTTCGCCTGGCTTAGCAACGGCCCTTGAAATAACAGGAGTTGAAGGTGGTGGAGAGCAATCCATGGTTGGCCTTGGTTACTCTATTGCCTATATCCCCGGTATTATGGCGGCGGTTATCTTTGTGCAACTAATTTATCGAAATCATAAGAGAAGCAGAAAAAATGACATAAACCAGGAAAGAACAGAAGCAAAAATGAGCAAGGAAGAGAGCGAGAGCATTGAAAAAGGTCAGAGAGCTGAAGGATGTTTTTGTATAGCATCTTTTTCCTTCGTTTGCGTGACCGGCATCATCCTTGGAAATATTTCTTTTTATATGGGATCATTTTTGGGTACCTTTTCCTTAGGGACGACGGGTGGTGTTTTAATAAGTGCTTTGCTGCTGGGCGACAAGAAAAAATTGGGTCCTTTTATTTTCCTGATGGAAGATAGCCAACTGGGGGTTTTGCGTGACACCTCTTTAAACTTGTTTTTAGCTATCGTAGGGCTTAATTATGGGTATCAGGCACTGCACATGCTGAAGGAGGTCGGAGTTTCCTTATTATGGGTGGGAACTATGACGGCCGTAGTCAGTATATTGGTCGGATATCTGGTAGGAAAGCATTTATTAAAGCTTCCTACGGTTTATCTTGTAGGAGGAATTTGTGGTGGAATGACCAGTACACCGGGACTTGCTGCTTCCATTGATGCGTTTGAAAGCGATGAAGTAACCGTGGGCTACGGAGCGGCTTACCCCTTTGCACTATTGCTGATGATTCTATATACCAATATTTTATATCGATAA
- a CDS encoding DUF6449 domain-containing protein, which translates to MKWIKSFLHKGVIETNLKRFVWVGGTYFILLMLLLPLRVLMTLPSMENYYFSDQIFTRIYAFQGEPFQMFLILTVPLVTAIVMFQYLQQKSPTDFFHSIPLPRKTLFWSNLTSGVLLWSLPILATGGISFLIRSFTELHLYLESAMIWQWMGTSLLMNAVIYCASITVGMFSGVILAQGIFTYILLLLPAGMLVLIAYNLNSLLHGFSGDFLMREDYLLFSPVIRTFGLYADLLSRSEVQGYLVACVILIALSRVLYQYRRMERCRQTVVFNGINMIFLMGITFCVMLTGGLYVQLASRHNGIWVFVAYLLFALLGHFIALAVLNKSFRVFNRKSAKSFGIYLLVVGAILMGIVTDITGYEQRVPDPEKVEAAYFDWGFWRYHHKWDDLDEEGMDYLYRHPESIEKIIALHEAIVQQKEGRFLRHPSYNGDFRGISLVYHLENGNRQIREYTVPYEDFESYFRPIRELAEDKKMEYPVLRLEAEDVSHIEFRSYELDKRKILQQEEAREVLKIIQQEIEEADYDVLYGESSHRHQGSLRVRLTDGKSKAMAPYYGGEIYVARHPEFETLERWLKDQGYYEDVTVVPEDIYQVSVQMVQNEEEWELMDRNGFMEVGNGIITKEKEEIKESLTRYDPFWRRDDHFPVYVVGFFDEFDNQLFMGTFESGNLPEFIYLQ; encoded by the coding sequence ATGAAGTGGATCAAGTCATTTTTGCATAAGGGTGTTATAGAAACTAATCTAAAACGCTTTGTGTGGGTAGGTGGCACTTATTTTATCCTGTTGATGTTGCTTTTGCCACTGCGGGTACTGATGACCCTGCCATCCATGGAAAACTACTATTTTAGTGATCAGATCTTTACAAGGATATATGCCTTTCAGGGCGAACCCTTTCAAATGTTTTTAATCCTTACCGTACCCTTGGTAACGGCGATTGTCATGTTTCAGTACCTTCAACAAAAATCGCCAACCGATTTTTTTCACAGCATTCCGCTGCCGAGAAAAACCTTGTTTTGGAGTAATCTTACCAGTGGGGTGTTGTTATGGTCGCTTCCTATTCTGGCAACCGGTGGGATCAGTTTTCTGATCCGAAGCTTTACGGAACTTCATCTTTATCTGGAGTCAGCAATGATCTGGCAGTGGATGGGCACCAGTTTGCTGATGAATGCGGTCATCTACTGTGCCTCCATTACGGTGGGCATGTTCTCCGGCGTCATTTTAGCGCAGGGAATCTTTACCTACATTCTCTTGCTGCTACCGGCAGGTATGTTGGTATTGATTGCGTACAATCTGAACAGTCTGTTGCATGGCTTTAGTGGAGACTTTTTAATGAGAGAAGATTATTTGCTGTTTTCGCCGGTGATCCGTACCTTTGGACTGTATGCGGATCTGCTTAGCCGGTCAGAAGTACAGGGATACCTGGTGGCATGCGTCATTCTCATTGCTCTTTCCAGAGTCTTGTACCAATACCGGAGAATGGAAAGATGCCGGCAAACCGTTGTTTTTAACGGAATTAATATGATTTTTCTGATGGGAATTACTTTTTGTGTCATGTTGACAGGCGGCTTATATGTTCAATTAGCCAGTCGTCATAACGGAATCTGGGTGTTTGTGGCCTACCTTCTTTTTGCCCTGTTGGGACATTTTATTGCCTTAGCCGTTCTCAACAAAAGCTTTCGGGTCTTTAACCGAAAAAGTGCTAAAAGTTTTGGGATTTACTTGTTGGTGGTAGGAGCAATCCTAATGGGAATTGTAACGGATATTACAGGTTATGAACAGCGTGTTCCGGATCCGGAGAAGGTGGAAGCCGCCTATTTTGACTGGGGTTTCTGGAGATATCATCATAAATGGGATGATTTGGACGAGGAAGGGATGGATTATCTTTACCGACATCCAGAAAGCATTGAAAAAATCATTGCCCTTCATGAAGCGATTGTGCAACAAAAAGAAGGAAGGTTTTTGCGGCATCCTTCCTATAACGGAGATTTCCGAGGCATATCCTTGGTGTATCACTTAGAAAATGGAAATCGTCAAATCCGAGAATATACGGTGCCTTACGAAGACTTTGAAAGCTATTTCCGTCCTATCCGTGAATTAGCGGAAGATAAAAAGATGGAATATCCGGTGCTGAGACTGGAAGCGGAAGACGTGTCTCATATTGAGTTTCGTTCCTATGAATTGGATAAACGAAAAATCCTGCAGCAGGAAGAAGCAAGAGAAGTACTGAAGATTATTCAACAAGAAATTGAAGAAGCGGATTACGATGTTTTATATGGTGAAAGCAGTCATCGACATCAGGGATCTCTTCGTGTCCGGCTGACAGATGGAAAAAGTAAGGCGATGGCTCCTTATTATGGCGGAGAAATCTATGTAGCCCGTCATCCGGAGTTTGAAACCTTAGAAAGATGGTTAAAAGATCAGGGCTATTATGAAGATGTTACCGTAGTGCCGGAGGATATTTATCAAGTATCGGTTCAGATGGTGCAAAATGAAGAAGAATGGGAACTGATGGATAGAAATGGTTTTATGGAAGTAGGGAATGGCATTATCACCAAAGAGAAGGAAGAGATTAAAGAAAGCTTAACCCGCTATGATCCTTTCTGGCGGCGGGATGACCATTTTCCGGTGTATGTGGTCGGTTTCTTTGACGAATTTGATAACCAGCTATTTATGGGAACCTTTGAATCAGGGAATTTACCAGAATTTATTTACCTTCAATAA
- the sucC gene encoding ADP-forming succinate--CoA ligase subunit beta, which yields MNIHEYQAKSILKKYNIAVPRGFAVHTAEEAEESGWNIQTDMAVVKAQIHAGGRGKAGGVKVVNSLKEVKQAAESLLGKKLVTHQTGPEGREVKTLLIEEGCDILKEYYVAVTLDREASQVMIIASEEGGTDIEAVAAETPERIHRELIDPAIGLADFQARRLCDAIKIPLEQVSEALSILKNLYRCYIEEDCSMAEINPLVTTKDGGMMALDAKLSFDENALFRQPHLLSFRDQNEEDEKETKAAAYDLSYISLDGNIGCMVNGAGLAMATMDIIKYYGGDPANFLDVGGSATEEKVTEAFKIILSDSKVEGIFVNIFGGIMRCDIIAEGVMNAIKEINLQVPLVIRLEGTNVKEGRKLLEASTLSIHTVMNMDEGAKKIVELVKKKGGAVQ from the coding sequence ATGAACATTCATGAATATCAGGCAAAATCCATCTTAAAGAAATACAACATAGCTGTACCCCGTGGATTTGCGGTTCACACAGCAGAAGAGGCGGAAGAATCAGGCTGGAACATTCAAACGGATATGGCCGTTGTGAAAGCACAAATTCATGCTGGCGGTAGGGGAAAGGCTGGCGGAGTGAAAGTGGTAAACAGCCTTAAAGAGGTGAAACAAGCAGCGGAATCCTTATTGGGAAAAAAGCTGGTCACTCATCAGACCGGACCGGAAGGCCGAGAAGTAAAAACCCTGTTGATTGAAGAAGGCTGCGATATCCTAAAAGAATATTATGTAGCTGTAACCTTGGATCGGGAAGCATCCCAGGTAATGATCATTGCTTCTGAAGAAGGAGGAACGGATATTGAAGCCGTAGCCGCTGAAACTCCGGAACGGATTCACCGTGAACTCATTGATCCGGCTATAGGTCTAGCGGATTTTCAGGCCCGGCGGTTATGTGATGCTATCAAAATCCCTTTGGAGCAGGTTTCGGAAGCTTTGTCTATCTTAAAAAATCTTTATCGGTGCTATATAGAAGAAGATTGCTCCATGGCTGAAATAAATCCTCTGGTCACGACAAAAGACGGTGGCATGATGGCCTTAGATGCAAAGTTAAGCTTTGACGAAAACGCTCTTTTTCGTCAGCCCCATCTATTGTCCTTCCGGGATCAGAATGAAGAAGATGAAAAAGAAACCAAAGCAGCGGCGTACGATCTTTCCTATATTTCGCTGGACGGCAATATTGGATGCATGGTGAATGGCGCCGGCCTGGCCATGGCGACCATGGATATCATCAAATACTATGGCGGGGATCCGGCAAATTTTCTGGATGTAGGTGGTAGTGCTACGGAGGAAAAAGTCACCGAAGCTTTTAAGATTATCTTATCAGACTCCAAGGTGGAGGGCATTTTTGTCAATATTTTTGGAGGCATTATGCGCTGCGATATTATTGCAGAAGGAGTTATGAATGCCATCAAAGAAATAAACCTTCAGGTACCTTTGGTGATTCGGCTGGAAGGGACTAATGTTAAGGAAGGAAGAAAACTCCTGGAAGCATCGACTCTTTCCATTCATACGGTGATGAATATGGACGAAGGCGCAAAAAAAATCGTGGAACTGGTAAAGAAAAAAGGAGGTGCGGTTCAATGA
- a CDS encoding adenosylhomocysteinase, translated as MSTVQIMKDTKVASKIRNKDLAPQGKLKLDWVQAHMPLLNEVKQQFEKSQPFKGLKIAICLHLEAKTGYLAQVVQAGGADVVVCGSNPLSTQDDVVAALVDSGITAYAWHNTTDEEYHELINDTLDFEPDAIIDDGGDLVKILHSQRPEQAKTIIGGCEETTTGIHRLKALEKDGLLEFPMMAVNDAYCKYLFDNRYGTGQSVWDGINRTTNLVASGKTVVVIGYGWCGKGVAMRAKGLGAKVVVTEIDAIKALEAHMDGFDVMPMEKAASLGDVFITVTGNRDVISSRHFDKMKDGAVMCNGGHFDIEINKIELGEKAATQRTVRNNIEEYRMADGRNLFLIAGGRLVNLAAGDGHPVEVMDLTFALQALSLQHVVENKGSLPAKVLSVPEELDQYVANLRLKTLGITIDQLTSDQEAYLNSWA; from the coding sequence ATGTCAACAGTACAAATCATGAAAGACACCAAAGTGGCGTCAAAAATTCGCAATAAGGATCTTGCTCCCCAGGGGAAACTAAAATTAGACTGGGTACAGGCACATATGCCTCTGTTAAACGAAGTGAAGCAGCAATTTGAAAAAAGCCAGCCTTTTAAGGGGTTGAAAATTGCTATTTGTCTCCATTTGGAAGCAAAAACCGGCTATCTGGCACAGGTGGTTCAAGCTGGTGGTGCTGACGTGGTGGTCTGCGGCAGCAACCCATTGTCAACTCAGGACGATGTGGTGGCAGCCTTGGTAGACTCTGGTATTACAGCCTATGCGTGGCATAATACAACGGATGAAGAATATCATGAATTAATCAACGATACCTTGGACTTTGAACCGGACGCCATTATTGATGATGGGGGAGATCTGGTAAAGATCCTTCACAGCCAACGGCCAGAACAGGCAAAAACCATTATTGGCGGTTGCGAAGAAACAACGACAGGCATTCATCGGTTAAAGGCCTTGGAAAAAGACGGGCTTTTGGAATTTCCAATGATGGCGGTGAATGATGCCTATTGCAAATATCTTTTTGATAATCGCTATGGAACAGGTCAGTCTGTGTGGGATGGTATCAACCGAACAACCAACTTGGTGGCCAGTGGTAAGACCGTAGTGGTTATTGGTTATGGCTGGTGCGGTAAAGGGGTTGCTATGAGAGCTAAAGGGCTAGGAGCGAAAGTGGTCGTAACGGAAATTGACGCTATTAAAGCCTTAGAAGCTCATATGGATGGATTTGATGTGATGCCAATGGAAAAAGCGGCTTCTCTGGGGGATGTCTTTATTACAGTCACCGGCAACCGTGATGTGATCAGTAGCCGTCATTTTGATAAAATGAAAGACGGCGCTGTTATGTGTAACGGAGGACATTTTGATATCGAAATTAACAAAATAGAGTTGGGAGAAAAAGCGGCAACCCAACGAACCGTTCGTAACAATATTGAAGAATATCGGATGGCTGACGGTCGAAACCTGTTTCTGATTGCTGGCGGACGATTGGTGAATTTGGCGGCTGGCGATGGCCATCCAGTGGAAGTGATGGATTTAACCTTTGCCTTACAGGCCTTATCCCTGCAACATGTGGTCGAAAACAAAGGAAGCTTACCGGCGAAAGTATTGTCCGTTCCAGAAGAATTGGATCAGTATGTGGCAAACCTTCGCCTGAAAACCCTGGGTATTACCATTGACCAGTTGACATCAGACCAAGAAGCTTATCTGAATAGCTGGGCCTAA
- a CDS encoding ABC transporter ATP-binding protein, with product MIKISGLIKRFEDTEALTSLTMKVNKGSIYGLLGSNGAGKTTLLKTLAGIYQEDEGEVQISEEPVFENESLKQRLIMVPDTLYFFPGFTVEEMADFYRKIYHRWTEERYRQLESVFGISRQQKIQKLSKGMQRQVAFWLSLSVMPDIMILDEPLDGLDSVMRQKVKNLLVQDVAEREMTIIISSHNLREMEDFCDHVGILHQGKLLLEKDLDELKKDIHKIQIAFKETPPEEMFQKMNILHTEKRGSVHLMIIRGVKEKLIEEFKAFQPVIVDILPLTLEEIFIYEMGDHAYEVDQVIFA from the coding sequence ATGATTAAAATCAGCGGATTAATCAAACGCTTTGAAGATACGGAAGCATTAACGAGCTTAACCATGAAAGTCAATAAAGGCTCTATTTATGGGTTATTAGGTTCCAATGGAGCAGGAAAAACCACTCTGTTAAAAACCTTAGCAGGTATTTATCAGGAAGATGAAGGCGAAGTGCAGATTAGCGAGGAACCTGTTTTTGAAAATGAAAGTCTGAAACAAAGACTGATCATGGTTCCGGACACCTTGTATTTTTTCCCTGGTTTTACGGTAGAAGAAATGGCGGATTTTTACCGGAAAATTTATCATCGCTGGACAGAAGAACGATATCGACAGTTAGAAAGCGTTTTTGGTATCAGTCGGCAGCAAAAGATTCAAAAACTTTCCAAAGGGATGCAGCGTCAAGTAGCCTTTTGGCTGTCCTTATCAGTAATGCCAGACATTATGATTTTAGATGAACCTCTGGATGGTTTGGATTCGGTGATGCGTCAAAAGGTAAAAAACTTGCTGGTGCAGGACGTGGCGGAGCGGGAAATGACCATTATTATTTCTTCTCACAATCTGAGGGAAATGGAAGATTTTTGTGATCATGTCGGGATTTTGCATCAGGGAAAACTGCTATTGGAAAAAGACTTGGATGAACTTAAAAAAGACATTCATAAAATTCAGATAGCCTTTAAGGAAACGCCGCCGGAAGAGATGTTTCAGAAAATGAATATCCTTCATACAGAGAAACGGGGCAGTGTTCACCTGATGATTATCCGAGGAGTGAAGGAAAAGCTGATAGAAGAATTCAAAGCCTTTCAGCCGGTCATTGTGGATATCCTTCCATTAACCCTGGAAGAAATATTTATTTACGAAATGGGGGATCACGCCTATGAAGTGGATCAAGTCATTTTTGCATAA
- a CDS encoding aspartate/glutamate racemase family protein: MSYIRNASGRFTDHLIGIIGGTPVDAHMGVTFFQQRGVKTIGVGLSASPEEATLLQVLYPLKLQRLITREILLMKQTHRISKVCIFCNSLSAAINLEELQTETGLRIITPLNVYQQTAHLYDKVGLLAANCQSLRGIENVIMEARETTQVVGTALLQLVIAIEKATPPETIMQEQGLFHLLKFFETIGVPALILGCTHFPYLKKSLESHTFLEIIDPAEEMLSMLLTS, translated from the coding sequence ATGAGTTACATCCGCAATGCTTCAGGCCGTTTTACAGATCATCTTATCGGTATCATTGGCGGTACGCCTGTTGATGCTCATATGGGGGTCACTTTTTTTCAACAGCGGGGCGTCAAAACCATCGGCGTCGGTCTTTCCGCTTCCCCGGAAGAAGCCACCCTTTTGCAAGTGCTTTATCCTCTAAAGCTGCAACGGTTAATCACCAGAGAAATCCTTTTGATGAAACAAACTCATCGTATTAGCAAGGTATGTATTTTTTGCAATTCGCTAAGTGCCGCCATCAATCTGGAAGAACTTCAAACAGAAACTGGTCTTCGCATCATCACTCCCTTAAACGTTTATCAGCAAACCGCCCATCTTTATGACAAGGTAGGGTTATTGGCGGCTAACTGTCAGTCGCTACGGGGTATCGAAAACGTCATCATGGAGGCTAGGGAAACGACTCAGGTAGTGGGAACCGCCCTGCTTCAACTGGTTATTGCCATCGAAAAGGCTACCCCACCGGAGACAATCATGCAGGAGCAGGGCCTTTTTCATTTGCTGAAATTTTTCGAAACCATTGGTGTACCTGCCCTTATTCTAGGATGTACTCATTTTCCTTATCTCAAAAAATCCCTTGAATCCCACACGTTTCTAGAGATTATCGATCCTGCAGAAGAGATGCTCTCCATGCTATTAACCTCCTGA
- a CDS encoding DUF2292 domain-containing protein encodes MAERITSLEKLTHREAKLLQLIRETQHGEMRLIIQDGHAIRIEDWKKSMKL; translated from the coding sequence TTGGCAGAAAGAATAACATCATTAGAAAAATTGACTCATCGGGAGGCCAAATTGTTACAGCTGATACGGGAAACCCAGCATGGAGAAATGCGACTGATTATTCAGGATGGTCATGCCATTCGCATCGAAGACTGGAAAAAATCCATGAAACTATGA
- a CDS encoding GntR family transcriptional regulator, giving the protein MFELDLRSRIPIYEQLVERIKEMIITELLKSDEQLPSVRSLAQQLTINPNTIQKAYRELEKQGYVYTVQGRGNFVSPVMEKMQKEKKEELRRELKKLMAEAFYLGMDQKDMHQMIDEVMEQQGGGEKND; this is encoded by the coding sequence ATGTTCGAACTGGATTTAAGGAGTCGAATACCCATCTATGAACAACTAGTAGAAAGGATTAAAGAAATGATTATTACAGAATTATTGAAATCTGACGAACAACTGCCTTCTGTTCGATCTCTGGCACAACAATTAACCATCAATCCAAATACCATTCAAAAAGCTTACCGGGAACTGGAAAAACAAGGATATGTTTATACGGTACAAGGTAGGGGAAATTTTGTTTCACCAGTAATGGAGAAAATGCAAAAGGAAAAGAAGGAGGAATTACGGCGAGAACTAAAAAAATTAATGGCGGAAGCTTTTTATCTTGGAATGGATCAGAAGGATATGCACCAAATGATCGATGAAGTGATGGAACAGCAAGGGGGAGGCGAAAAGAATGATTAA
- the galE gene encoding UDP-glucose 4-epimerase GalE — protein MAILITGGAGYIGSHTVTYFQQQEKEVVVVDNLQTGHRKSVEADHFYPLDIRDQEALDQVFKNHKIQSVIHFAASSLVGESMEKPYEYYHNNVYGMLCLLEVMKNNGVKNLVFSSTAAVYGEPENIPIQETDKTDPTNTYGETKLAMEKMMKWFDQAYGITYVSLRYFNAAGAHEKGHIGEAHDPETHLIPLVLQVPRKKRQQLFIFGDDYPTMDGTCVRDYIHVMDLASAHYLAQQYLVAGNRSDVFNLGNGNGYSVKEVVAAARNITGHNIPAEIKERRPGDPATLIASSEKATKILGWSPRYPTLEKIIEDAWRWHCREE, from the coding sequence ATGGCAATTCTTATTACTGGTGGAGCGGGCTATATTGGAAGTCATACGGTTACCTATTTTCAGCAACAAGAAAAAGAAGTAGTGGTAGTGGACAACCTGCAGACCGGTCATCGAAAATCCGTGGAAGCGGATCATTTTTATCCACTGGATATTCGGGATCAGGAAGCCTTAGACCAGGTATTCAAAAACCATAAGATTCAAAGCGTCATTCATTTTGCCGCCAGTTCGCTGGTGGGAGAAAGTATGGAAAAACCCTATGAATACTATCACAACAACGTATATGGCATGTTGTGTTTATTGGAAGTAATGAAAAACAACGGGGTGAAAAACCTGGTTTTTTCTTCTACCGCCGCTGTCTATGGCGAGCCGGAAAATATTCCGATTCAGGAGACGGATAAAACAGATCCAACCAATACCTATGGAGAAACAAAGCTTGCCATGGAAAAAATGATGAAATGGTTTGATCAGGCCTATGGAATAACATACGTTTCGCTACGGTATTTTAATGCGGCAGGAGCCCATGAGAAAGGGCATATAGGGGAAGCGCATGATCCGGAAACCCATTTAATTCCACTGGTGCTACAGGTTCCAAGGAAAAAAAGGCAACAGCTTTTTATTTTTGGAGATGATTATCCTACGATGGATGGAACCTGTGTAAGAGACTATATTCATGTGATGGACTTGGCTTCGGCTCATTATTTGGCACAGCAGTATCTGGTGGCAGGAAACAGGAGTGATGTTTTTAATCTGGGAAATGGCAATGGATATTCTGTAAAAGAAGTAGTGGCAGCAGCGAGAAACATTACCGGTCATAATATTCCGGCTGAAATCAAAGAAAGACGACCGGGAGATCCGGCCACTTTAATTGCATCCTCCGAAAAAGCAACAAAAATCCTAGGCTGGTCCCCACGCTACCCCACCTTGGAAAAAATCATTGAAGACGCATGGAGATGGCATTGCCGTGAAGAATAA
- a CDS encoding L-cysteine desulfidase family protein, translated as MKDLYIQVLEEELVPALGCTEPIAIAYAAAKAREVLGQMPESMIVECSGNVIKNVKGVTVPMTPGMKGIETSAILGAVGGEASRKLEVLTLVTDEHIQETKEKLEKKICQVELAEGVEGLYIKVLLRTGQEEASVTLKDCHTGIIEITKNQQVLPQESTIDVNATQNQQVDRSFLSIQGIYDYIRQVDAEKLKPVLEDQVTMNRAIAEDGLANPYGANVGKTLLELYGDAVDNKAKAYAASGSDARMSGCSKPVVINSGSGNQGLTVSLPVIVFAEYLEVPEETLYRALALSNLISIHIKTGIGKLSAFCGAVSASCGATAAIAYLHQASFPVIARSIANTLANTSGIVCDGAKASCAAKIASSVDAAILSFRLAEKDQYFEAGDGLLKEDIEETIRSVCRMAKIGMKETDVEILKIMIES; from the coding sequence TTGAAGGATTTATATATTCAGGTATTAGAAGAAGAACTGGTACCGGCATTAGGCTGTACGGAACCAATTGCTATTGCCTATGCCGCCGCCAAAGCCCGGGAAGTGTTAGGACAGATGCCGGAGTCTATGATTGTTGAATGCAGTGGAAACGTCATTAAAAATGTAAAAGGCGTCACCGTACCGATGACACCGGGTATGAAAGGCATTGAAACCAGTGCCATTCTTGGAGCTGTTGGGGGAGAAGCGTCACGAAAGCTGGAAGTATTGACTTTGGTTACGGATGAGCATATTCAGGAAACAAAAGAGAAGCTGGAAAAGAAGATATGCCAGGTGGAGCTGGCCGAAGGGGTGGAAGGACTCTACATTAAAGTTCTCCTTCGTACTGGACAGGAAGAAGCCAGTGTTACCTTAAAGGACTGTCACACCGGTATTATTGAAATCACTAAAAACCAACAGGTTCTTCCACAGGAATCTACGATAGATGTCAATGCCACTCAAAACCAACAGGTGGATCGAAGTTTTTTAAGCATTCAAGGGATCTATGATTATATCCGTCAGGTAGATGCGGAAAAACTAAAGCCCGTCTTGGAGGATCAGGTCACTATGAACCGAGCCATTGCCGAAGATGGTCTTGCCAATCCTTATGGTGCCAATGTGGGCAAAACCCTGTTGGAACTTTATGGAGATGCGGTGGATAACAAAGCAAAAGCCTATGCCGCTTCCGGTTCGGATGCTCGAATGAGTGGATGTTCCAAGCCAGTGGTCATTAATTCCGGTAGTGGAAATCAAGGGCTAACCGTCTCTTTACCCGTCATTGTTTTTGCTGAATACCTGGAAGTACCGGAAGAAACTCTGTATCGAGCCCTGGCACTCAGTAATCTGATCTCTATTCATATCAAAACCGGCATTGGCAAATTATCTGCTTTTTGTGGTGCGGTCAGTGCTTCTTGTGGTGCCACAGCGGCTATTGCCTATTTACATCAGGCATCTTTTCCTGTCATTGCCAGATCCATTGCCAACACCTTGGCAAATACCTCCGGCATTGTCTGCGATGGTGCAAAAGCTTCCTGTGCCGCTAAAATCGCTTCTTCTGTGGATGCGGCTATCCTGTCCTTCCGCTTAGCAGAAAAAGATCAGTATTTTGAAGCCGGTGACGGTCTTTTAAAGGAAGATATTGAAGAGACCATCCGCAGTGTTTGCCGGATGGCCAAAATTGGAATGAAAGAAACAGATGTCGAGATCCTGAAGATCATGATTGAATCCTGA